The following proteins are encoded in a genomic region of Candidatus Nanopelagicales bacterium:
- a CDS encoding N(5)-(carboxyethyl)ornithine synthase, whose product MKRLTIGVLAASGKENEQRLPIHPRHLSRIDPDLRGRMIFEAGYGSHFGVPNEQLKGGVAGVRSREEILAVADVVLLPKPTLADVAEMRDGQVLWGWPHVVQDPLMTQLAIDKRLTLIAWEAMNVWGADGSMVVHVFHMNNELAGYCSVLHSMTLAGITGHYGRQIQAAVIGFGNSARGAATGLRALGIHDITALTQRGPTTVASPIPSVVLERMERDPGNSDQIVVLTDDGPKPIAQFLSSFEVVVNCVLQDTDAPQMFIRNTELSLFEPGTLLVDVSCDAGMGFEFARPTAFDDPVLTFGNDIRYYGVDHSPSYLWNSATWEISEALMPYLRCVMDGPDDWEGNETIRRAIEIRDGVIVNPKILSFQSRSSEHPHERP is encoded by the coding sequence ATGAAGCGGCTCACAATCGGAGTGTTGGCGGCGTCTGGCAAGGAGAACGAGCAGCGGCTGCCGATTCACCCCAGGCACCTTTCTCGAATCGATCCCGACCTTCGCGGCCGGATGATCTTCGAGGCTGGCTACGGCAGTCACTTCGGGGTGCCTAACGAGCAACTCAAGGGCGGCGTCGCCGGAGTTCGGTCACGGGAAGAGATCCTCGCAGTGGCAGACGTTGTGCTTCTGCCGAAGCCCACGTTGGCTGACGTCGCGGAGATGCGAGACGGCCAGGTTCTCTGGGGTTGGCCCCACGTCGTCCAGGACCCCCTGATGACCCAATTGGCCATCGACAAGCGGCTTACGCTCATCGCCTGGGAGGCAATGAACGTCTGGGGGGCAGACGGGTCAATGGTTGTTCACGTCTTCCACATGAACAACGAACTGGCGGGCTACTGCTCGGTGCTCCATTCCATGACCCTGGCCGGCATAACCGGGCACTACGGACGCCAAATCCAGGCTGCGGTCATCGGATTCGGAAACTCGGCGCGAGGTGCGGCGACCGGACTGAGGGCTCTCGGCATTCACGACATCACGGCCCTGACACAGCGCGGCCCGACAACGGTGGCATCCCCGATCCCCTCAGTAGTACTCGAGCGGATGGAGCGGGATCCGGGTAACTCGGACCAGATCGTCGTCCTAACCGACGATGGGCCCAAGCCAATCGCGCAGTTCCTTTCGTCCTTCGAGGTAGTCGTGAACTGTGTGCTCCAGGACACGGATGCGCCGCAGATGTTCATCAGGAATACCGAGCTGTCGTTGTTCGAGCCGGGAACGTTGCTAGTGGACGTTTCCTGCGACGCCGGGATGGGGTTCGAGTTCGCCAGGCCGACAGCGTTCGACGACCCAGTGCTGACTTTCGGGAACGACATCCGCTACTACGGCGTGGATCACAGCCCGTCGTACTTGTGGAACTCGGCGACGTGGGAGATCAGCGAGGCGCTCATGCCGTACTTGAGGTGCGTCATGGATGGCCCGGATGACTGGGAGGGCAATGAGACGATCCGGCGGGCGATCGAGATACGCGACGGCGTGATCGTGAACCCGAAGATCCTGTCATTCCAGAGCCGCTCAAGTGAGCACCCGCACGAGCGACCCTGA
- a CDS encoding choice-of-anchor Q domain-containing protein: MRIAACLVAVALAAGAGAGEVPDHASPVVRQAGIQLTSVPSPDKGVPTRSSKRGPRKIKATFVPLEVSAFPRKAAKSCADNTRIVNVPSSRARTIAQGLSAATPGTTVRVRAGTYTEQPGEWFALELAKNNICLRSRGGRVVIRAASGQRYGLLLSGSSTVIQGIKLKGFSSGISLGAAEGSTQRRVTIQGVVVVARGAWRDGIVAYTDNRGSPGGRQPPAVDGLLLNNVRVRGTDIGIACNAGPCAHWWLDHVRVKGRVSSEDSGADTFAIEEGRQIAIVDSKFVTASADGIDTKANDVLVFRSAVYNAARNAIKLWRGGDVINTVVDGSGADAALVGDAAGRYRYAHVIVTRHDPGGSGYVGTWGYDGNPALRLEIVNSILSNNASGGLYVPSTAGTSVNIRRNLFSDRGEKLLDAGGTVYMITSSGLSDASAAGYGSGNQIGSPQFVKRAAHNYATAAGSRARDAAVSIPALKADFLGRPRVLGPGPDIGAVESRR, from the coding sequence GTGCGCATCGCTGCATGTCTCGTGGCTGTTGCTCTGGCCGCTGGCGCTGGCGCTGGCGAGGTGCCAGACCACGCTTCACCGGTAGTGAGACAGGCTGGAATCCAGCTCACTTCCGTCCCTTCCCCTGATAAGGGTGTCCCCACTCGCTCGTCGAAGCGGGGACCGAGGAAGATCAAGGCAACCTTCGTGCCCTTGGAGGTGTCAGCGTTTCCACGCAAGGCAGCCAAGTCATGCGCTGACAACACCCGGATCGTCAACGTCCCGTCATCGCGAGCGCGAACTATCGCCCAGGGGCTCAGTGCCGCGACGCCGGGGACAACAGTCCGGGTCCGTGCCGGGACGTACACCGAGCAGCCCGGCGAGTGGTTCGCTCTGGAGCTGGCCAAGAACAACATCTGCCTTCGGTCCCGCGGCGGACGTGTCGTGATCCGGGCCGCCAGCGGGCAACGGTACGGCCTGCTCCTGTCCGGCAGTAGCACCGTGATCCAAGGCATCAAGCTGAAGGGCTTCAGCAGCGGCATCTCCCTTGGCGCCGCGGAGGGCTCAACTCAGCGCCGGGTCACGATCCAGGGCGTGGTTGTCGTTGCAAGGGGTGCCTGGCGGGACGGCATCGTTGCGTACACGGATAACCGAGGCTCGCCTGGGGGGAGGCAACCTCCGGCCGTCGACGGCTTACTGCTGAACAACGTGAGGGTGCGAGGCACTGACATCGGAATCGCCTGCAACGCCGGACCGTGTGCCCACTGGTGGCTCGATCACGTGCGCGTGAAGGGACGCGTCTCGTCTGAAGACTCAGGAGCGGACACGTTCGCCATCGAAGAGGGCAGGCAGATCGCGATCGTCGACTCCAAGTTCGTCACGGCCTCGGCTGACGGCATCGACACCAAGGCCAACGACGTCCTCGTCTTCCGCAGCGCCGTGTACAACGCCGCCCGCAACGCGATCAAGCTCTGGCGCGGCGGCGACGTGATCAACACAGTCGTTGACGGTAGCGGGGCAGATGCCGCCCTTGTCGGCGACGCGGCCGGCCGCTACCGATACGCGCACGTGATCGTCACACGGCACGATCCAGGCGGGTCGGGCTACGTGGGCACCTGGGGCTACGACGGAAACCCCGCGCTGCGGCTGGAGATCGTCAACTCCATCCTCTCCAACAACGCCAGCGGCGGACTGTACGTTCCGAGCACGGCCGGCACGTCAGTCAACATCCGGCGGAACCTGTTCTCCGACCGCGGCGAGAAGCTCCTGGACGCGGGCGGAACCGTCTACATGATCACTTCCTCAGGGCTGTCGGACGCGTCTGCGGCCGGCTACGGATCTGGTAACCAGATCGGGTCCCCGCAGTTCGTGAAGCGGGCAGCACACAACTACGCCACGGCCGCCGGGAGTCGGGCCCGTGATGCGGCAGTTTCGATCCCGGCGCTCAAGGCCGATTTCCTCGGTAGGCCCCGCGTCCTGGGCCCCGGTCCGGATATCGGTGCGGTCGAGAGTCGTCGGTGA